From Cydia strobilella chromosome 3, ilCydStro3.1, whole genome shotgun sequence:
CTAGCGTATTATACGCGCCTATAAACTCGGTTTTGAAAGCGCGTTTAGTAGGCGTGTccaacggcccgattcgaactttaagatacgtcaaataatacgtctagatacgatatggattagatatgtcagtgtaaaaagtgacgtttttgtttgaagaatatAATCGGGCCGCAAATGTAGCGAAATATATAGCGCGCGTGCAAGCGCGTAACGCCGAAACACCGTATACGCCCTAACTATGCAACACCATATTTGGCAACTTTTACGGAACTATACATAAACCTGAAATATGGTAAAAGTTACagtgtaaaggatgactcacgctagaccgggccggggccgggccggagcttcggGCGCTTCGGTTTCTAtgaaaagcaccacgtgatcactgATCAGCCGTCaaagaaaatgacatgtcggacgcctcggcccgggcccggcccggtctagcgtgagtcatcctttagggtggataaaatgttatgttactTACGAAGGAATCCGGAAAAGGCTTGCTAGacttataattaaaattgattAACCATACTATTTCCGGACCGTCACATTAAAGTTACAGACTTTGGGTATGTGTCATTTAGTTTTGAAGTTGAATTTTCTGTTgaactaatataaaataatatgtaagcactaactaactaaaacaAACAACACATGTAATTAAGGCTaagcttagttaaaataatctcaaaatatagagATTGTAACTGAGTTCATTCTGTATCTTGTTAACCAAATATGTACCTCTTTACCTTCAGAAATTGATCACAGCAATCCTGATGTCGTCGAACATTATAGTAACTCTCAGGTAAGGctatacagggaaaaatctgttATATCGGACCAGGTTGTGTACCTAGAGGGCAAAAATGAAAGTTATGAGGAtggaaaaaactaaaaattataaaatctatattttttgaaatgcTATAAATTCTGCTGTGCATGATTCTTTTTTACCAAGCTCATAattgaattgcaaaaaaaatgtaagtacatAGTTAAGGACCTGTAATGATATAGTCAAAagttaattgattccattgtgttacGACATTTAAGCCATTTCTATTTATGTTATATATGCAGCACGAAAGTGTgttactcgtgtagatggcgacaccgtttaaacaattttaccacatatcagtgaaagaatgggtcaaagtcataatagcgttctaaaaataaaaaaaaatcatttatccatattattattcacaacggcgggacttaattttttacctccgacgttttgagGACGGCTTATTTTACGCGACTAACCCCTGGAGCGCCCCAGTTTCACAGTAGTATGGAATTCCTATACTAACTAGGGCGCTCCACGGATTAAGTCCCGCCGCTGTgaattaaaatgattaaaaatcgtgaaagtttaaatccccaaaatttactgtgactacaaaatgtactatgacaataagcctctatacactctattctctttgctatGTAAAACAGTCCTATCTTAGCTCTACTAAATATCAATATGTAGGGACCTTCAGGGGCTCAGTGATAGAAATAATCCAAGACATCCGATATCAGTTTAATTCTGTGCACCTGATACATTATTTAGATTTCTCTATATTTTCAGATagtaaaaactgaaaaagttgATCTGAGAGTGTATTACGATTGTTGGTGCGGTGGCTGCGTCTACTTTCATATAAAACAGCTTGACCCAACTTATAAGAAAATGGAATCTTACATAGATCTCAAAACTTATCCTTATGGATTAACTTCGGTAAGCTCCATTaatttaaacagatttttcCTTTCCACGTCATTAAATTGGTGGATTTACTTTTGTGTTGTTTCCTAGGAAATCTAGGACGTAGTCTAAGTGACAATAGTGGCACAATTTGTTAGAAGAAATGTTGTATCATGTTCTACTAGCATGTTTACGTAGGTGATGGCCCATCATGGAAATGgtttatacttaattaaaaaaaaaatgaattttggtttaaatatcataaaatcAGTAAGTTATTTTCGCCCTGGAGGgtaattttagaattttgagcgctcgatttcgtcactcgataatctgtggaaaacggcgaaatgctaatttttgaaatacgagcgatagatATTGGGAATCgagtggtattgaccactcgttttcaattcttttagtagaatttaaatgcctagtagtggagatagtattgaagggagccacacgaaatcgagcgctcgaaattcaaaaattggcCCCCTGGACATGACCATGGCAAtgagtgacaaaaaaaattgtcagacCATCAGGCAGAACAGCGTAAACATTCCGGTTCGAATCCCGTAGAGTCTGCTATGCGCtgagcaattaagcatatttaAGTTCCGACCAGTAGGGTagtataatgtaaaataattttgaccagAATATGATAAATAGCATAATCAACAACAATGTCAATGTCGAGGCGGTGTTCCGTATGTTTTCTGGTCTCAGACCAGACTAAACTTACGGGCAGTtgcttattataatttttttcaaacaCAGAGGTACAAAAATCATGGGAAGGTTTCTTTTGCCTGCCCGCATGGCCCAAATGAGTGTTACGGGAACAAGCTGCACGCATGCGCTATCGACATACTGAAGAACGTCTCCCAGTCAGAATTCTACAACTCCTGCATGATGAATGCTACTTGGGGAGGCAAAGGCTCAACTGATAAAGACGCTATCAATGTAAGTATGGACATGGAGGAATAAGTAAGCCTAGAGTGTTCACTCCATACATAgataaaaacacatttatttaatgagtTTTAAGCGAGCTTATTTATGATGAAATTTAAgcttagtaagtaagtattaagtTATAAGCAAGTTTTACCATATCTTCCATacgacttattattattaacacatGCACTGCCAGCGACTCGCTAGGCGGGTTCTGTGTGCCTAGGCGTTTTTCGCACCATACGGGTTGCCTTGTGTTGTCGGTTACACTCGTAGCGTACTTAGCACGCggtggcactgaatgtgttaagtaAGAAAAacaatgtatggagtgagcactctgcttacttatttctctatggtaggGGTTTGAAATCAAGctcgaaaagaaaaaaaaacaatagaaaCAATTTTAATTTGGGTTTGATCGTGCCATACGGGGACAAATTATTTAGAACTTGAGCTTGGATCTAGATACTTTATGAATTATGATTTATTGTGGTTTATGTGCGCAGTGTGTCAGGTTATTTCCTGAGATTTCTCATTCCTTATCCTGTTGGCCGTATTTATTTTCAGTACAATGACAATTAAATCTGTTTTTCAGTGCggaaaattaatgaaaatagacTCGAAGCCTATCATTGAGTGTGCTAATAGTGAAAGAGGCGATGCTCTACTGGAATATTACGGTATAGAAACTGACAAGGTGACAAACCCAAGGAATAAGTACATGCCTTTTATATTGATGAACGGAAAGGAGTACAGTACAGACAAGGATCTAATGAAGACAATCTGCCAAACATTGGCTAACCCGCCACCAcagtgcaaataatatttttaagttactgaaaattgtttatattatgtgtccatttcaaataaaaacctTATCGTGTTGAACAATATTTTCATTCgtttctaaatttaaatattaggtaGTATTTTAAGATCGCCTTTGCTTtagtcactttttattttatataaatatgaaatCTATTTCAATTCCTTTGAATTTTGAGATCGATTGAAAGAAACAtcatgtaggtatttaaaaataattccaaaaaaatgttgatgctacatgctacatttTTTATCAATTACACCTAGTCTCTTCAGTCCATAGTAAagtttgttaatttatttctgtTAAGTATCTACTGTCGTTTATCGTTAACGGGTAAACTGTCATAGTAACTACATATTTACCACTAGATGGCCTTTTACGCTTCCAACGAGAGGATGTCCATtgaacacattcagtgccaacGAGTGTAGCCGATAACACGAGGCAACCCGTATGTAGCGAATAACGCCTAGGCACAGAGAACCTGCCTACCGAGTCGCTGccactgaatgtgttaaagtCCATTTGCCTAGTGAGGTCAAAAGTTAACAATTCCTAATGATAGCTAAAACACATAATGATAGCTTGGTTGTGTTagattatgaaattatgatatATGAGCTGTTATTTTAAAAGTGGTGCAGTTGCCCACCCACCCACTGAATGCCATTAGTTTAACGTAACTCGACACAAAATAATTATCGTTTTAATCGAAATCTTATGAAATATTACACCTAATATAATTGGTTCTATAGAACTATTATACCATGGAACAAAATTCACAtggcaaaattttatttttaaattattccaTGGAACTGACAAGGTACAAGCAAAAAGCGAATAAATAACAATCAATACACTTTTCCGAGCTGCTATTAGTGTGGTAAAAATATATCGGGATAggacaaatgtcaaaatctcgAGAAGAAACCTGAAATTCCATATAGTGTATATATGTTATTTAGAGATCTCGTTTCCATGTCCGGACCATTTCACGTTTGAGGACCTCGAGCTACCGCCGCCTTCTTGGAAAAAGTGTCTCTTCCGTAAGAAATTCGCTATTCACTCTAAATTAACGCACTGTATGAAAGTATGATGCAGAGCAAGGGATGTTATTACATACAAATCAAATTTCAGGTTTCTTCTCGATATTTTGACACTTTGTGAATCCCCATCCCCACTGATACTACTGCAATACTACTGTCAAATCGTAAGTTATTTTCATAgaggatttaaaaaaattgaaagcctgattctcacagatcctaaTTTTTTGGGCTCTTATAACTCAGAATCACtggcatattcaatcctgacgCAAAAAGTCTCACAAATTTGTTAGAAATTTTAGTTTCCACTACGaaacgcacatacaagtgaataACACGTACATTTTTGTCACACTAAAACATGACGTAATGGAAGGAACATTtggggacatcttttttttaatgatggagATGGAGAATGCTGACGATTCTGAGTAAAATTATGAGCCCAAGAATCaggtttacagtttttttttaaacgctcTATTATAACCTACGTAGTATTAGTACCTACGTAATTTTATGGGACATCTAGGAAAcgtaattactatttttttccAAGATGGAACAAAGTGAGACAGAATAGTTTTATATTGTTCTATGCGTCACTGGCAAGTACTAAAGCTAAGGTAAAAAGTAAGTATGTAATTAAATAGAATGGGAATAAAGATGCTGTTTTCTACCATGACGTCATTGTTCTATGAAACCGGTTACGCTTACGGTACCTtctgatatagttggtcaagcaaatattgtcagtagaaaggcgacaaatttaaaaaatgtaggcgcgaagggttatcgtcccatagaaaatttgaatttcgcgccgttttctactgacacgatttgcttgaccaactatatgtattATCTTAATAAACTATATCCATTTTGCATAAACCTTACAATGTCATAGACACATGATTTGCTATAGCTTGGTAACGTTAGTatatgttttcatatttttttcaatatagtGTTACCATTGTCCCGGTCTGCACTACTAACTTAAAAGTGCAAGCATTATCAGTCGTATGTCACTCGCGCGCAAGTCAACGGTCAGACGGTACTCTGCATTCGTTCATAATGTTATCATATTCCAAGTGCTTGTTTTGTTTGTTGGCTATTAGCACCGTAGATAGTGTTGGTATGTATTGTGAATTTACAGCTTGATATAACTACACACGTGTacctatatgtacctatgttaaatttgcaataaaaaaactcTACTCACACACATTGATTATGAAATGACCATACCATATGacatacaattttggtgttttgtATTCGTTACTAATGTTTGTGTGTTATAATTTCATATAGCTACATGGAATCAAGTTTTGATATTGAAAGCCTTTTTGAGGGAGGATATGTCGAGTCGAGCCGTACCTACAATTATAACTAATACCTAATACATTAAGTGAATActtattatcaaaaatatttgattattaGTTTTGTTTGTGACAAGTAGACCTAAGTATGTAGTGTTAGTCAAGAGGATTAAGGTATGGTGGGTGTCCACTTTCTGGAAAATCAGGGAGTCAGGGAAAAGTCAGGACCGGAAATGATGGTTATGGAAAGTCAGGGAATTTCAAGAGAGGTCAGAGAAAAATGAGAAAAATTTGAAGgcataagtaggtaataaaactgGATCGTATTATCTGTTATGCGAATATCGCGGCATTTGGTGTCGCTTTTAACCACTTGCTCATGTTCAAGCTTTGCTCACAATTTTTGTAGGTAATTTGTGTTATTGCCATTTATCGTGTTTGCTTGACTGGACAGATGGGTGGTGATTTTAacacatacaaaatattttccttTCGAACTATCCAACTTCGATGTGGCACGACGTTTGGTCTTGCGGTCGGACTATCGCCGGTTAGGGCGGTTAGACTCACATTAGtaagtacattacgatacaaatgcgaaaatttgaaaattcgcaacgagttaaattaaaaaaggacCGAAGGGAAAAtcttaacttttataaaaatgataatcttaacttttatacaaattttcgtTACCGTAAACAGTTTAGAAAAgatatttgtttttaatgatctttaattattattattttactccgTAATTCCGCCGTACTATATCGCGATTCCAACACAACACGATTAATTAAACAAGTCTTTATTCTTAGATTTAAAATCACGATCTAATTccattaggccaggaaataaatgcccaaaaaaaggtatagagggaaatgctagaaacacaatttttaacttcgtagcgttaggagatgaacatatcaaaagtccccggccgtaaccctggtgctggggggagaggggggtttgaaggttccatttttcggtttttcgattatatctcggaaactatgcgtctgagcgacttggtcacatacaaaatgaaaagagatttcatttgttacaagttttattcagtcaagttttcgatatcttgcatagtttttgagatatccgctcttgaaggtttatttagggctctcatttttatcttgattatctacatcagtgaagctgctaggccgggtatgggatcgttttcgtataaatcgggggtgctgaattcatttatggtatcaacattgacaccattcctaagtaaaaacaaaattttaaaaaatgattttttataactcctctttacgcttaaaccgccgaaccgtcACCGTTAACCGTTGTCACATTTGAAAATCGACCCGGATGTATGTTTTAAACactaattttacttttaaatccGAATAAAATATTTCGGGCATCCGTAAGTGACGACTCTGAAGGAATATTTTAAATCGTAATACCTCCAGGATTCCACGGAATTATATAGTGATATTAATTCTGTATATAAAGACATGTTCAATCAATCCATTTGTGTTGGAATCGCGATCTACAACGGCGGAAttactaagtaaaaaaaaattcaagatcataaaaaacaatatacctTCTAATTTACGGTTTAGTAacgaaaatttgtataaaaaattaagattatCATTTACAATACTTGTGTTGTGTattaacacaaaataaaataggcCGCTTAGTTTTATGACAATTAATTCTTTTTcaatacatagtataaaacaaagtcgctttccgctgtctgtccgtccgtctgtccctatgtatgcatagatctttaaaactacgcaacagattttgatgcggttttttaaatagatagagagattcaagaggaaggtttatgtgtataatttgtaaggtgttgtgtaaattagttgaactacccgtgcgaagccggggcgggtcgctagtctgaTAATATAAAAACTAGGTAGAAAGTTTTGCCAAGCCGGAGTTCTTGTGAGCTACCTTAAATGATTAGAATAtgcatttttcaaataaaaactgaataagaCAATATGAGGGTTCGGTAGAAAGCATTAAGCCTAAAAGCCCGGTACTATTAACCactatataaataatacctaaatcGGAGCGCAAGGTAATAGGCCGAACCAAACCCCCCAGCCTATCTATGGTGGTTGCTTattgtgtgcttgtttgccaccgacttatagtaaaaaaaattcataaaacataTTCATATTGTACGAAAAACAAGTTTCAATGTAAGCATTTTTGGTCagggaaatttgaaaaaatggtCATGGAAAGTCGGAAAAGtcagaaatttttttttctctatttgTAGTGAACACCCTGGgcgggtcggttgcaccaaactgccAGTCAccattaaaggatgactcacgttagaccgggccgtgtccgggccggagcttccggcgcttcgttttctatggaaagcatcacgtgatcacctgtcatgtcagaaaagtaagcgccggaagctccggcccggacacggtccggtctaacgtgagtcatcgtTAAAACGTTCGCTATATGTTATTGTTTGGAAAGTATGATTGCCGTTGATCAGTCCACCAATAAGTGAGGGTGCAACTAgtccttataatatttaaaaaagtgtttACAAAATAGGTACTAAGAAATAGATGAAGATTTAATATCTAGATTGATTACTTTTAGAAATCTACTCACACTATCCGGATCTCAAAGCCCTTGAACAATATTATCACTATCAGGTAAgcccatttattccataaaattATTAGTATTTTCACAACTTACCTAATAATTAAAAACGTTATTACTAGTGgctaaataggtacctaaagatTGTCTAAGCCAAATtacatatcgtcaggtgacaaccagaACTCACTAATTAAGTACTAAGTTAAGAGCCATAAGTGAACCGTGCTAGTACCAAAATAAGGTACatttttgtttagttattgttttgaaataagtcagttttggttgtcacctgacgatataattatgtgtttagtttaatagggaatattacgcgaaactctgcgtaggtggcgccactaccacaatctgagggtctatcgcaaaacaagaaatcaaaattacgttatctaacatctctgtcactcttgcctattcgagggataaagaggcagatagcgtaaTTTCGGATCCGCGTTTCTCGGTattagatcctctgtaaacaaaccgccttgacgcatcaatgtcatatttcattatctctgaaaacttgtcaaaaacctgttaaaggtacagtatgtatgttattctatggtttactaaaaaggctagtgctgcactctggtagcagaacattgcagtaatatcccctatagcttaatttgtatgtcatgtttCTTTtgatattggtgagcaataaagaatattaaagatttgtattgtattgtgttttCAGACAATAAATGGAGAAAAAGTTGAACTGCAGGTGTATTACGAATGCCTATGCCCTGACTGCACATCATTTCATCTAGGCCCTTTAGACGACGTATACAAGAAAATCGGATCTTACATAGATCTCAAATTATATCCGTATGGAAATGCCAAGGTTGGTCATCATTTACTAATCATTTAATCAACTTACTAATtgcgattttatttatttatttatcttgatcatatgtatgttatatgtatgcgatttacttttatatacgtATACACGAATAAATAGCATTATAAGTTATACATACTACGTTATTTTCTACTCGTTGTGATAGGTACCAATATACCTACTGTATAGTAgcgttgtaaataaaataagttgttttcatcacactagACTAGGCTAGTGTAAGCCCATGCTACTTGGTTCTGTCGATGTTTCAAATGTTCGATAGAAAATTGAATTGGAAACTAAAATTTCAGAGAACAGAAGAAAATGGGAGAACCATAATAACCTGCCAGCACGGACCAGCCGAGTGTTACGGGAACAAGTTACATGCATGCGCCATCGACATACTGAAGGACATCAGTAAAGCAGAGTTCTACAACTCCTGTATGATGAACGGGACGTGGGGAGGCAGAGGATCCACTGATATGGACGCTACTAATGTAAGTAAACTACCAAAACAATTaggtctaggaggatataaccaaacggagccgccacgtctgtaatttgctgtacaaaaaagtctgccaatttttgcgggggaggggaacgtcaaaatagccatgtcagataatcgtcagtccatacattgtgtatgaccattggccgactattttcgaaagaggggaatgcctgttaatgattaccccgtttggttatatcctcctagaaaTAGGTATACCTTTTTACATGAATCAAAATCGATTTTATCGATTCAGGGATTTAAGCTGTAAAAAGGTAACAGTCAGGAGCTTACCAAATCACGTGTGCTAAAAGTACTCATAACTTAAGTGTGGTTGCTAGTTTAGTTTCCTAATTTTCTTATTGACAGAATAATCGCATAATAGGATTGCGTTATATTAATGTCAATATATTTGGTTACAGTGTGGACAGTCAATGGTAATCAATTCAAAGCCGATCATCGCATGCGCTAAAAGTAAACGAGGTGAAGATCTTCTGGAATATTACGGACAAGAAACAGATAGGCTGATAAACAAACAATACGTGCCCTGGGTACTGATAAACGGAGAGCTGTTTGACACCGATGACGATTTGATGAAGAAAATCTGTGAAACTTTGAGCAATTCGCCACCTCCGTGTGCAGAATTAAGGGATTAAACCTCCTTTTTACATCTTTCAATCATTTTTTCATTACAATCATACAGTtcataataccatagagtattTGTTACTCTATACGTATAATACCTATCGCGTCGATCTTGTTTGATGGCACCATCATTCCAGTATCTAAACAAGTGAAAGATCTCGGCCTTGTTTTAGATCCAAGCCTTACCTGGAATTACCAAATCTCAGAAGTTAGTCGGAAAGTCTGTTGGACGCTGCGTAATCTCTACAAATTTAAGAATTTTCTCCCAGTAGGTACCAAAAACCTCCTAGTGCAGGCTCTAGTTTTGCCAGTCATTGACTATGCGGACGTATGCATGACTAATATCTCGCAGGAGTACGTCAGAAAACTTGACCGTCTCATTAATAATGGCATACGTTTTATTTTCGGCCTTCGCAAATACGACCATGTTTCTTTCTATCGACGTCAGCTCAACTGGCTTTCCATCCGTCGGCGTAGGTCCCTTAGAATCCTGagtatattattttccatcttgttcgagccttctacaccaggatatcttaaatgtaaattcaCTTTTGTCGCCCCCCGTCCAGGCTGTGAACTGCGTTCCTCCCGCTCACTCAAACTCTCCATCCCTTCTCACCGTACTGGTTTTATGTCCAACTCTTTCACCGTTGAGGCAATCCGTCTCTGGAATTCCCTCCCTCTCTCGATtcgacaagccccaagcaagcctgtttttaagcgtctactccgcaagcatcttctgtcagaagaatttaaataatgttctccatcttgtatgtactaatatgtattagtttatcttttgcatatcatataagtattagtatttaatcataattttgttagtttacgttattatgtttatatatatatacatatttgatttttttttattatttaagagtaaaactaaaagtaactaagaataacaacttataaataaataaataaattaaaaaacaaaactactcttaattaaaaaacatctaaataaggcccccgcggcattgtgccaaagatgttggcagcattccctcgctgaatggcaatacttatgcgctgcgaaagaaagccgccagctctctggtcaccggttgcgtcgacgagctttttgctaagttctttaaaaagaacttttgcgcttggaccccacggccccagtgtctcgacaccaaatgccacaaagtggtattgtgggccgagACCTCGGTACTTAGCGAACTTTTTGCCTTCAGCCGCCTCGGCAGCCGCCCCAGCCCTGAACGAAGTTATAAATGTATAGCTACCTTAAACAATATCATGACGATCATTAATTAAGATCAAAATTAGGaacaagtacctatttataatttttatgtcgtattttatgaaaattatgaatTACATTTGATACATTAACTTCATCGTAAAAAGTAACTACACTATCCCCTTAAATGACTTTTTTCTGTAATTATAAatactatgttttattttaaaatggatATCGTTTCAACATAATGTGATGATGAAATatagttaagtaggtatttaaaaaacaatgcaGGCGTTATAAATAGGTACGTATCTATTAATATTGTGTAATATTTCTGTCTTAGtccatatacatattatatttat
This genomic window contains:
- the LOC134756286 gene encoding gamma-interferon-inducible-lysosomal thiol reductase-like; this encodes MSPYLKLLFYLSGISFAVSFEIDHSNPDVVEHYSNSQIVKTEKVDLRVYYDCWCGGCVYFHIKQLDPTYKKMESYIDLKTYPYGLTSRYKNHGKVSFACPHGPNECYGNKLHACAIDILKNVSQSEFYNSCMMNATWGGKGSTDKDAINCGKLMKIDSKPIIECANSERGDALLEYYGIETDKVTNPRNKYMPFILMNGKEYSTDKDLMKTICQTLANPPPQCK
- the LOC134756288 gene encoding gamma-interferon-inducible lysosomal thiol reductase-like produces the protein MLSYSKCLFCLLAISTVDSVEIYSHYPDLKALEQYYHYQTINGEKVELQVYYECLCPDCTSFHLGPLDDVYKKIGSYIDLKLYPYGNAKRTEENGRTIITCQHGPAECYGNKLHACAIDILKDISKAEFYNSCMMNGTWGGRGSTDMDATNCGQSMVINSKPIIACAKSKRGEDLLEYYGQETDRLINKQYVPWVLINGELFDTDDDLMKKICETLSNSPPPCAELRD